The genomic stretch AAATACTGCAGATACATCCACAGCACCTGATCAAATCTCACCTTCAGTAGTAGCTGGTACTTGGTGATTCTCTGGACAGGTTTAAGGAGGTAGGAGTCCAAACCAAGTTTATGTGCCAGCTTCTTCTGGCACTCCTgattcacaaaaaacacaaaccaattaaaataataataagagttaATTGTTGTCGTGGAGCCGCAGCAAAGATGAGAGGCGGGGGGGCCGACCTGGAAGAAGGCACAGTCGGAGCACTGTCTCCACAAGCTCTCGGAGCGAGGCTTGTTCTGGCAGTAGGCCTCGTAGATCTGCAGGTCCGTCATCTgtgcacagagaggaaaacagccATCAATAAAAAGCTCTGTGCAAGGTCTGTTATCTGGGGATTTAACATTGCCTTATAAAGATTTGTATTAATTGGTACTTTATCTCACCCGTTCTAAAAAGCAGCGGCCCACCAGCTCTGGAAAGTCAGTGTACGCTTCCAGTTCCTTTAGAAATGTCCTGGGGAAATTAAGAAATAGATATAACGTTAAGatcaagactttttaagacaataattaattaaatttaagacCTATGTCAACACTAACAGATACTTCTGCATAATTGAAGATATGATATTTTCCTCGCTAACCTCTTGTGGAACTGGTAGATTTCAAACATGTTCCCAAACAGGACGTCCTTCTTGTTGAGCAGCGTGCTGGGGATGAGGGGAGCCATGGCGGGGTTGTCCATCTCTGCTGCGTAGCCCTGCAGTTTTAATATCACATACATGTGTCATGTCGGCAAATCCACAAAACCTTTAGTAGTAGTGTGCACAGGAACACGCAGGACTGACTCACCTccagcacacacagcagctcctccacgTACGCTCTCTCCGTCTCCAGCAGCTCGTTCATCACGTGACTGGAACACAAACGCAAAACCATTAGCATCAATGCAACtacatattttacacctttaaAGTTGTACTGCAAAAATCTAACAGCATCTCTGTCCTTTAACTGTTTCCTTATCTATGACTCTTTTTatccgtgacctttgaccccttaCCGCCGAAGCACTGCcaggttttcttcttcctctgagaGAGAAGCGTGTCTGGTGCCATTAAGAAGAGGAGACTCCACCTGGAGTTATAGAATAagatcacacacattcagccgtatgaaaccatatttttatatattataatcttTTAACATATATTCAGACAATATGAGCAAATTATTGAATATTCTTTGTACATGAACCTTTTTGCAGATGGCATTATCTGCGGAGtatctcctctcttttctctgttgaTCTGCAAGGAGAAAAAAGTAAGAAAGTCTTATTCATCCCCATACATCACTGATATATGTTGcactctttctttcattttatccATTCATCAATCCAGGCTTACTGGGCGAGGAGTGCGGCGACTTGACTTCGGGTCTCGGTGCCACTGGCTGGACCGGTCGGGTCTGTTTGGCGGCGAGTTTCTTCAAACTGATGCGTCTCTTCTCGAACATCTCCTGCACAGAGCCCTGCTTCTGGAAAACTCTCTCTACCTGGTCCTGAAGGAAATTGCACACAAGCGGAGATGAACGTCAGGTGAACTTGAACCTCAGTGGGAAACACCATGATGGTTAAAGAAAGCCTCTCTCAACTGACCTTGAGCTGAGTGGTGAGCACCGATTCATACTGGCAGCAGATGGCGCTGCGGTCGGCGAGGGTGTGCAGCGGCAACGTTTCCAGGTACCGCTCCAGTTCTTGCAGAGCCGCTTCAGCGCCGTCCTGAGACTGACAGCGGTCAACGGGCTGGTTGGCCAATAGGAAGATGCCCTCCTCACACCACTGTGACGCCTGATGGGAACAGTGTTGTTGAAAGTGGTGAATTTCAACATTTGCATGGTGCTGAGGAAAAACTCCCTGTTCCACACCCCTACCTTCTCCAATGAGTGGTGCATCTCCATCGCCCTGAGCAGCAGGTTCTTCTTGCACCTCAGGGTGGCGCTGATCTCGTCGCACACCTCCCTTAGCTCACTGCACTTCGGCCTGATGGAGTCCTCGGCGTAGTGCGAGTTTTCTATCAGCCTGTCACCCTCGCAGGCCAGGGACAGGGCGCGGTCCAGGACGTcctgaagaaacacacattgaaatgtcagaaaataattccaaacattcagcagcagtggaggcAACACCGCCCTCTTGTGGAGCGTTTATGAGTTGATGCTGGATATAGTGGGACACCTACATTAAACAAATCTTTAGGTTTTTAATCTAAGTGCACAAACAGGTGCTCTTTCCGCATCTTTGTATTTCTTCCCGGTTCACATCCCAGCGGGGGGGGGATGGAGCAGGTCGGGACATTTATTATGTCATTCGCCATATGGCTTCAAGGATGCATCAAAGGTGAAAGTGttgggattgtgtgtgtttgtgtgtgtgtctatgtcttACACAGGCCTTGTCCTCGTGCCCGGCGAGCTCTCGGAGGACGTGCTCGCCGTGGGCGGGGCTGACGCTGACCTCGGAGAAACCCGACAGCCTTTCTGAGGTCACATCAAGCTGAGCGCGCAcctagaaacacacacacacacacatactccgTTAACCTTGTGAAGGATCGGCCGTTGGTGCGGCTGGGCGGCAACTACATTTCCAATAAACTCACTTCACGGAAGTGCTGTTCAAAATGGCGCAGCTGCAAACACTGTTCCAGCTTGGTGCGGTGGCGCTCCCAGAAATCGTCGAATGCTGTCTCGGTCTCGTCCAGCTGACCCAGGAGtctgagagggaggaaggagggatgaaaaaaggggaggaaaggaagaggggaggagatttattaatttgttcaACTTATTAATCCATTTTTGCATCAGTTCATCCCTTCCTCTACCTCTGCACAGTCTCCAAATTCTCCAGCTCATCATGGGTCATGCTGTATTCGGGGTCTGTCTGTAGAGGCTCGTTGATGCAGTCCAACAGGCGTCCACCTTGagacagcgccacctgcaggtcCTCCTGGAATTAGaacaacatttttctttagTTGTGACTAGATCAATTTGAAAAACCTTGAGTTTAGGCTTAAAAAGACATAAGGGACAGAAAAGCATCTCCGACCTTCATTGTGTCcttcttcagtgtgtgtgtgtgcagcaggttgGTGGTGGCCTTGGCGTCGTTTGGTAATTCTGTCTCCGCGAGCTCAGTGCCGAACGCCTGCAGAGTCTGAGCCGTGGTCTTCACCATGAGGGCAAAGGCCTCGATTGCCTACGGAGGATTTGAAAATGTACACAAAGCTCTCGCTTGCAGTTTGAGCGCCTAAAAGGTGGGAATACGtggagggaatgtgtgtgtttgtgtgtgtgtacgtacagtGCGGTGAGAGATCCAGCTCTCGTGGTGGTACTCCTGCGTGCCTCCCAGCTCTGTGGTGAGTTGTCCTGGGTCGATATAAGCATGGAGTTCAGTCACCGAACTCAGCATCACCACCTGATAAAAACATATActcaataaatacacaatgaaAAAGtacacataaaatacaaaaaggaaagaaactcATACAAGTTctttacagaaatgaaaatatgtttctaGTTTGTTGTCGTTCTGGGCTATTCAggatcctgcagctccacagggAGCTACAGTGACCTAGATAATGCATCCAGTGAGTCACAGAAATACATTCATTATGTAGGATGAGATTTAGCTCGAGACACATGCAAATGTGAGGAAacgtgtgaaaaaaaaaatggttagGGCCGGCACCTTCATTTTGAACTCGTCCCTGTTGAACTTGAACAGGAAGTCTGACAGAGTCCGCTGCAACAAAGTAGTGGGACGCAACACCAGAACCAAGTGCAAGTTCCCTGGAAATGAGccctgagagagaaaacagcagctgttacCATTTGGAGATTTCAGGTTTGGAGGAAATAAAGTGTAGAGGATAATGATCAGTGATCTGTATCAATTggtattttgatattttacaccTCAGCTCTTTTTACAGTGCATTTGATGCCATTTTGAATTATCTGAATGAAAATAAGATGTatgaactgtaaataaagggGACGTTTTGTCTTAATAGTACAAAGCTGCACTGAGCTCATCTGTGCAGCCACCATCCCTCTGCAGCCACCCTGCACTGGCCATGACGGGATTCTTCCAGGATTTAATATCCACTAAATCTCCAACGTTCCATCAGACTCCCCCGTCACACCTTCCATCTCGTGATGTTATTAGTCCCGGGACTTTTGGAGCAGCCACAGCGTTAGCTCCTACACCTCTAACAGGTTAAAGCGCGGAATTGCCTTTACACAGACAACAGCCACAGGAGGCCACTCAGCTGAAAGCCCATATTGGTTATGGCTTTCCTCTAAAACCCTGGGTGAATTGCTCCACCCTATTAGGCATCATAAATCAATGGAAGGTGACACATACATGCGTTCCTATGggcacatacgcacacacaggGCCCGAGGCGAGCTCAGGAAATCGTCAGCAGTGCCGTAAATAAAGTCTGACTAGAGTCGTGAcaggaaaactgaaaatattcgGGAAATTTGAAGCTGGGAGAAAATGCATGCagtgaggttttatttttaatcccCTTGCTTTGAGCATGTTGTTGTATTTAAGGTGCTTTCTTATGTTCATATGCATTTTACCTGGATGTTCTGCAGAGCTAtgcttgctgctgctgcgagtgCAAACAACCAATCGACTGGCAATGACACTAAAGTTATTCTGAGGAACATTTGAATGCATCGAGACATTGAATCTGTGGAAGCAGTGTTCAAACTGGGGTCTGCAATCTCAAAATGGAGCCACCCAGTGACGTCCTCCGTCATCTCAAAGTGGACGTTCATCACAACCGCAAATTACATCCCATAAAAAGCAGACACCGCCAAGTGTGCCATGATAAAGTGATGCGCGCGGCTCTAATTCAGTCTACAAGGAGAcccgcaaacacacacacacatacaaaaacacacacattcatcatagTCATGAAATGCCTGCTGGTGGTTGCCACGGAAACCATTTCTCCTTGGAAAACGCATGGAGCGAgatggagcgagagagagagtgcatgaTTGAATAGTGGGGAGAGGCAATGcggagagagactgtgtgtgtgtgtgtgtgtgtgtgtgtgagagacaaaaATACATAACAGAAAGAGCAAAGCGGAGCTGGGGCATCACTGACGCTTTTTACAAGACTcctccacacaaacagacataagCGACTGTCACTCTtatcctctcacacacacacacacacacacacacacacacacacacacacacacacacacacacacacacacacacacacacacacacacacacacacacacacacacacacagctgtgatgAAACACTCATGGTTCCGCTCCAGTTTCCACCCAAACTGACGGCTGACGGTATATTTTAAACAACTCAACATGCTCATGTGCACTACAGTACTTGCTGCTCTAATTGTAGCAAATCTGTGGATATTGAACAatatgaaagaataaataaatccagCTAGTGCACGTGTTTGTATATGACAAGCAATTATACATAGATTTCTTTTATTGACTATACAAAACCCAGCATACAATATATGTGTAACTGGAATCAAATTTAATTCAATAAACCCTTTGAGGTCTCAGCTTAATTTGTAAATCTGCATTAACAtgacaatgcacacacactgctcagtgCATCCCCCCCTAACAGATGATTACAGACATGCTACTGTGCTGGGAACTCACTTCTACCTCAAATTGAtgctcacgtgcacacactccCTTCTCGAAGATAAAAAAGAATGCATTAATACATGATAAGGATTTagaatttcattttctgttgaccGGGCTGATTTATGTGCGTTTGgcgaggaggcagggaggggaAGGCTCTCCACTCGTGTCCTCTAATGACATCCACGCTGGCCCCGTGGGAGTTGGGTACAGCCACGGTGTTAAACCACCTCCCTCCACATGTACAAACCCCCATTTCTCTTGGAAATATGGCAACGGTCCCAAATTATAACAAAGAGATTacttttaaatctctgctgCACCACAACAGCTTTTTATGgctgttaaaatgtatttgtcttgtttGCACCGGCTGATAGAACCGTCTGCATCTCCCCCCTGCAGCAAAACCCCTGTATTATGCCTGAGTGACTGCATATTTATTACCCTAAATCACACAAGATGAGCTGCTGCACACATGGAGGCCTCCACATCATCATTTCACCGCAATGAATGTGGTTTACGCTAATTAATTTCTGGTATAGAGGTGGATCAACAGTAAGATTTTTAACTGTTGATTTAATTCTTCAAGTCACTGATAAAGGTCATACATTACTACAATAGCCATTCATAGTAATTGTAATTTATGGTAAGTGTGGAAATATTGTAAACAAATATATAGCGACCACCCatttgaggtcaaaggtcaacattGCCGTCATTTACCGCCACTGTACAGGCAACCAAAACCTACAACCACCAGATTTACATGAGAATAACTGTCTACccctcttttata from Hippoglossus stenolepis isolate QCI-W04-F060 chromosome 24, HSTE1.2, whole genome shotgun sequence encodes the following:
- the LOC118103381 gene encoding guanine nucleotide exchange factor DBS isoform X2 — its product is MGEIERAFGNTNEEESGMRRVRFFSLVEDMKTAREEEESRRRDERKGGKRGFGGERLVSISLEEMESYYRYALCCRQLYNDIMHGEDGPLCAAEIGSELQKQFAILPGGRGINGRPIMVFPEFPEFSELEEEELQSVLRYLTSVPSVAASGVGFILVIDRRLDRWAAVRATLLRIAGSFPGNLHLVLVLRPTTLLQRTLSDFLFKFNRDEFKMKVVMLSSVTELHAYIDPGQLTTELGGTQEYHHESWISHRTAIEAFALMVKTTAQTLQAFGTELAETELPNDAKATTNLLHTHTLKKDTMKEDLQVALSQGGRLLDCINEPLQTDPEYSMTHDELENLETVQRLLGQLDETETAFDDFWERHRTKLEQCLQLRHFEQHFREVRAQLDVTSERLSGFSEVSVSPAHGEHVLRELAGHEDKACDVLDRALSLACEGDRLIENSHYAEDSIRPKCSELREVCDEISATLRCKKNLLLRAMEMHHSLEKASQWCEEGIFLLANQPVDRCQSQDGAEAALQELERYLETLPLHTLADRSAICCQYESVLTTQLKDQVERVFQKQGSVQEMFEKRRISLKKLAAKQTRPVQPVAPRPEVKSPHSSPNQQRKERRYSADNAICKKVESPLLNGTRHASLSEEEENLAVLRRHVMNELLETERAYVEELLCVLEGYAAEMDNPAMAPLIPSTLLNKKDVLFGNMFEIYQFHKRTFLKELEAYTDFPELVGRCFLERMTDLQIYEAYCQNKPRSESLWRQCSDCAFFQECQKKLAHKLGLDSYLLKPVQRITKYQLLLKELLKYSKGCDGCDDLQKALSSILGILKAVNDSMHLIAITGYEGNLSELGRLLMQGSFSVWTEHKKGHAKVKDLARFKPMQRHLFLHEKALLFCKRREENGEGYEKAPSYSFKHSLSMSAVGITENAKGDNKKFEVWCNSRDEVFIVQAPTPEIKTSWVNEICKVLTQQLKACRDARQPKNLDSVSMSPTSSSSSISLSPFRSSGQKNQKKQDEKKAEPSPTSDANSSSSPKHKDEPVTSPTTDRSLVAKKRFTLQGFSNLKSPKGSALSPEHGTKRHLVKSDPTPFGFKGWSKTSLSVDASEENDGYSSSEDPMNSDPEDDGGKKLAPGKYTVVADCEKAGPQELSVKSGDMVQLIREGEDGQWFVRNLRSSKEGWVAAANLLSLITESKSSQSLSSSDGSVSGNISTSSSCSETYTSFSDIKP